One stretch of Toxoplasma gondii ME49 chromosome XI, whole genome shotgun sequence DNA includes these proteins:
- a CDS encoding hypothetical protein (encoded by transcript TGME49_314570~Predicted trans-membrane domain (TMHMM2.0):137-157), protein MMATAKLRSQCHSTVNCKRYAMFSFTDKFISNRHFRTTALCAVVACMLLLCLHERVAPQGSFSHPADQQWTNSEVPKFFFASASEETQTTDDVPAPENDDLETQTQADQTSQVSSSRRSSRSLGSSLRQRSVAAKRMMLAKFFLAAIPIIALGYGCYKFFEEEGETAGAEDGRMVPDAEEEEPGNQESFTKFVVT, encoded by the exons ATGATGGCGACTGCGAAGTTGAGGTCCCAGTGCCATTCAACCGTTAACTGCAAGCGGTATGCAATGTTTTCTTTTACGGACAAGTTTATTTCAAACCGGCACTTCAGGACGACTGCATTATGCGCCGTCGTCGCTTGTATGCTGCTGCTGTGTCTACACGAACGGGTCGCCCCTCAAGGGTCTTTTTCTCACCCGGCCGACCAGCAGTGGACCAACTCTGAGGTACCGAAGTTTTTTTTCGCATCCGCATCAGAGGAGACTCAAACGACGGATGACGTACCGGCACCAGAAAACGATGACTTGGAGACCCAAACACAAGCCGACCAAACGTCGCAAGTGTCGTCAAGTAGACGGAGTTCCAG ATCTCTGGGCTCGTCACTTAGACAACGCAGTGTTGCCGCAAAAAGGATGATGCTCGCGAAATTTTTCCTGGCTGCGATCCCCATTATCGCTCTTGGTTACGGATGCTATAAATtcttcgaggaagaaggtgaaacAGCAG GTGCTGAAGACGGACGTATGGTTCctgacgcagaagaggaaga GCCCGGCAACCAGGAA AGCTTTACCAAATTCGTCGTAACTTGA
- a CDS encoding hypothetical protein (encoded by transcript TGME49_314670~Signal peptide predicted by SignalP 2.0 HMM (probability 0.979) with cleavage site probability 0.915 at residue 22) — protein MDCTSLLLLVAALLPDGPQVLGLSPTQVLVVLQQIMHQLRRFFSHRALRNGSCALHEAAESSNPATSTGRTERESTPSTVKDFPVVALIDNVCHAVSSSRGKKGNSHCETASTTRTEPGKEETLKASEPWRQWLRRVVLALLAHQVAVEVINTSLQRFAKQSLSMTENAIAKDKGFFQKVNNRAISIMSQGAASSFRATPAAVLSVYSMLCRIAGLLQRMAMQRVTAQSKTDQENGSNNDASEIGADDKMTRPVRHQGGHTSSKITGIAERILRLLLGKTATKRPDLGVTSAAINTLLYLQQAKREVESFKHKDEQQTTSETSTTEEGHNGEDTDDACSMTYGVTTAVLSAILILQRKFAVLCSKFPNCPYSGSREEMSQADLRQLLLGEGLTNGQVNIGRASL, from the coding sequence ATGGATTGCACATCCCTGCTCTTACTAGTGGCAGCTTTGCTACCGGACGGGCCACAAGTGCTTGGTCTCTCTCCGACCCAGGTGCTTGTGGTGCTGCAGCAGATAATGCACCAGCTGCGACGGTTTTTTTCTCATCGTGCACTCCGGAACGGAAGTTGTGCCTTGCATGAAGCTGCAGAAAGTAGCAACCCGGCTACCAGTACTGGCAGAACGGAACGGGAGTCGACACCATCTACGGTGAAAGATTTTCCTGTTGTCGCACTGATTGATAATGTATGCCATGCAGTCTCATCTAGCAGAGGTAAGAAGGGTAACTCACATTGTGAAACGGCGAGCACTACAAGAACTGAACccgggaaggaagaaactcTCAAAGCTTCGGAGCCATGGAGACAGTGGCTTAGACGTGTCGTCTTGGCATTGTTGGCTCATCAGGTCGCAGTAGAGGTGATCAATACTTCGCTGCAAAGATTTGCGAAACAGTCTCTTTCTATGACAGAAAATGCTATTGCTAAAGATAAAGGCTTCTTCCAGAAAGTCAATAATCGAGCGATCTCTATCATGTCGCAGGGAGCGGCCTCATCTTTTCGCGCCACGCCGGCAGCCGTTTTGTCTGTCTACAGCATGCTCTGTAGAATAGCAGGTCTTTTGCAGAGGATGGCAATGCAGAGGGTGACGGCACAATCAAAGACCGACCAAGAAAACGGTAGCAACAACGACGCTTCCGAAATCGGAGCGGATGATAAAATGACAAGGCCTGTCCGGCATCAGGGTGGACACACTTCCTCAAAAATCACAGGGATAGCCGAGAGGATTCTACGGCTGCTGCTCGGCAAAACAGCCACAAAACGTCCAGATTTAGGTGTCACATCCGCTGCTATAAACACCTTGCTCTACCTGCAACAAGCAAAAAGAGAAGTGGAGTCCTTCAAGCATAAAGATGAGCAACAAACTACATCGGAAACGAGCACAACTGAGGAAGGGCACAACGGGGAGGATACGGATGACGCGTGCTCGATGACTTACGGCGTGACAACCGCTGTCCTCTCGGCGATTCTCATTTTGCAAAGAAAATTCGCTGTTTTGTGTTCGAAATTTCCCAACTGTCCATATAGCGGAAGCCGAGAGGAGATGAGTCAGGCAGACCTGCGCCAATTACTGCTTGGTGAAGGTCTTACAAACGGCCAGGTAAACATCGGGCGCGCTAGCCTGTGA
- a CDS encoding hypothetical protein (encoded by transcript TGME49_314690), whose amino-acid sequence MSHLCESSAQPNFPWHAFPPQVEWAVAYGSSFFRQSMKCQQSEKDSGQLGLSLGTAPSVSKCTLPTDALPSSSSPASSSTTSSSLRDYLLLVPASAVKAFHEENLRINPHHYSWVFRLSGSKAIERYQRLGHGVEVFYNTLVRLPPDGQLAKYGVTAIEDLQAELTEWTSLFFSGRLQKPVHFFSPKGSYVTEAPFWKHLQENRLNALRVALLLQRKAVFPFVDVLYAICGLSYTGDIRMAFVENPRKISNMVAGQTIQLFSLYYPLLTHIPGLSLRTQTSHEQCAAVCRRWHPDGPNAVSCGLSTDLMDSFACKRNYSRELNTGDERNSKNHDLGREETRAVRAHLEGNGATSYIEDDAAQLCEEILRGRMLVEIEGSLSDPSRFHAFRGSLFDTLPPLLRQRLHLGNDDKCECSNFNYPRTNCMALLGSGGYSDHSEVSGALTNFTFSTALIMLFWGRLRCVRLNG is encoded by the exons ATGTCTCATCTGTGCGAATCGTCCGCACAGCCCAACTTTCCCTGGCACGCATTTCCGCCTCAGGTTGAGTGGGCCGTAGCCTACggctcttcgttttttcgtcaGTCAATGAAATGCCAGCAATCGGAAAAAGATAGCGGGCAACTCGGTCTTTCTCTAGGGACTGCTCCTTCTGTGAGTAAGTGCACGCTCCCCACAGATGctctgccttcgtcttcctcccccgCGTCGTCCTCGACCACTTCGTCGTCGTTGAGGGATTACTTGCTTTTAGTCCCTGCAAGCGCCGTGAAAGCCTTCCACGAAGAGAACCTTCGTATTAACCCACACCATTATTCTTGggtcttccgtctctccggTTCCAAAGCAATTGAACGCTACCAGCGACTAGGCCATGGCGTCGAGGTGTTCTATAATACTCTGGTTCGCCTTCCGCCTGACGGACAG CTGGCCAAATACGGTGTTACAGCCATCGAGGATCTTCAGGCGGAGCTAACCGAGTGGACGTCGCTCTTTTTCAGCGGCCGGCTTCAGAAACCT GTgcattttttctctccaaagGGCAGTTACGTGACAGAGGCGCCGTTCTGGAAACATCTACAGGAAAACCGTCTAAATGCG CTCCGCGTCGCACTTCTGTTGCAGAGAAAGGCTGTCTTTCCGTTTGTCGATGTCCTGTATGCAATCTGTGGACTTTCGTACACAG GCGATATTCGCATGGCGTTTGTGGAGAACCCTCGGAAAATTTCTAATATG GTAGCTGGCCAGACCATCCAGCTCTTCTCGTTGTACTATCCCCTTTTGACGCATATTCCCGGACTAAGCCTCAGAACACAGACGAGTCACGAGCAGTGCGCAGCCGTATGCCGTCGCTGGCACCCGGACGGTCCGAATGCTGTCAGCTGTGGGTTGTCGACGGACTTGATGGActcctttgcatgcaaacgcaaCTATTCAAGAGAGCTCAACACTGGTGATGAAAGAAATTCGAAAAATCATGACCTTGGACGTGAGGAAACAAGAGCTGTACGAGCTCACCTAGAAGGGAATGGTGCTACCAGTTACATAGAAGATGACGCAGCGCAATTGTGCGAGGAGATTCTTAGAGGACGGATGCTGGTGGAG ATCGAAGGCTCTCTTTCGGACCCGTCTCGGTTTCATGCCTTCCGTGGGTCTCTTTTTGACACTCTAcctccgcttctccgtcaGAGACTTCATCTTGGTAATGACGACAAGTGTGAGTGCAGCAATTTTAACTA TCCACGCACGAACTGCATGGCTTTGCTGGGAAGTGGAGGATATTCCGATCATAGTGAAGTGAGTGGTGCACTCACAAATTTCACTTTCTCGACTGCCCTCATTATGTTGTTTTGGGGTCGCCTCCGTTGTGTTCGCCTGAATGGTTAG
- a CDS encoding hypothetical protein (encoded by transcript TGME49_314560~Predicted trans-membrane domain (TMHMM2.0):23-46:66-89) has translation MLGKQPGAMVDVQVETVDKKKVAVATGVVLATAIVTATLGIRGNAVELPLTGDMCWYIERCTATPSGLLLFFLAARGVICGIVCSMISAGGGWQCWCCLARFVLACTSGSSDADAGSVFPWGARLTQEICVRLLRDPHSYRHVCCCPFIYQAGRMNVSVG, from the exons ATGCTAGGAAAACAACCTGGCGCGATG GTCGATGTGCAGGTCGAAACAGTG GACAAAAAGAAA GTGGCAGTTGCTACTGGCGTTGTCCTGGCTACTGCGATAGTCACCGCAACTTTA GGTATCCGGGGGAACGCCGTCGAGTTGCCGC TCACAGGAGACATGTGTTGGTATATCGAGAGGTGCACGGCCACGCCGTCAGGTTTGCTTTTGTTCTTTCTTGCAGCACGGGGAGTTATCTGCGGGATCGTCTGTAGCATGATTTCTGCTGGAGGCGGCTGGCAGTGTTGGTGTTGTCTTGCACGTTTTGTACTCGCCTGTACTTCTGGTTCGTCAGATGCTGACGCAGGTTCTGTGTTTCCGTGGGGAGCGCGGCTGACACAGGAAATCTGTGTTCGTTTATTGAGAGATCCTCATTCATACCGTCATGTTTGTTGCTGTCCATTCATCTATCAGGCGGGG AGAATGAATGTTAGTGTGGGATAG
- a CDS encoding hypothetical protein (encoded by transcript TGME49_314540): MSSIRERQAEQTSLLGRSRAERLLDGIYQRQKKYLLQQRRRAAAEAASRIVLPEEKRRRLILPETSSPSADASAGQKAKDKAARTCSAPHAASASPTSGPKSVEDAVATLQRHMWRRAKFPKAVKLFQQLWKSHFSPSTKRCLLAGFLTAASTDTCVNAPEGRTEVQTFFRETVEPLLENERRKRQDVALCLERARAARAKAREAVLQAQLESVVRPRDSSGGKRRHDGSKEVSSSGRQATVAAVAQAAAALVADLEDAELRRGEGQQARGLGGDPRDGVGSRGTELGNVTKAEAADDEVTLLDEEKELLEILQLRCKTHLLLFTDDPFQFNQQVTELRRTLDSIAASVQAVAEEVEEEPEEVEAEGQNATQGADSGNLPRDRDPSPLPDSQDREAAAERHSIQDDSHVCSSPTSVAKAPEDSQFDLRAGEGERGSDEECEATASALTGSEKEDSASINSAVPTAAPLESPGDGADPGGEDIDEDVFEDSPEVKWPLPLKKFELLNLMRCFFIDCLATVFTYRSFSWARASIEQLFQHVYLHRSIFSESDQGQISLWQAQLKVAHKSAMNITALGIGEAAHPVQDGRDERISTVHGSIVWSAKQMGC; the protein is encoded by the exons ATGTCTTCCATTCGCGAACGCCAGGCAGAGCAGACCTCTCTCTTAGGCCGCTCTCGTGCCGAACGTCTGCTCGATGGAATCTaccagagacagaagaaataTCTTTTGCAGCAGCGCCGCCGAGCTGCAGCCGAGGCTGCCTCTCGCATCGTCCttccagaagaaaagcgcCGCCGCCTGATTCTtccggaaacatcttctccgtctgcggATGCGAGTGCAGGGCAAAAAGCCAAGGACAAAGCTGCGAGGACGTGCTCAGCTCCACAcgccgcttctgcttccccgACGTCGGGGCCGAAGAGTGTGGAGGATGCGGTTGCGACCCTCCAGCGCCACATGTGGAGGCGCGCAAAGTTCCCCAAGGCCGTTAAACTTTTCCAGCAGCTCTGGAAGTCTCACTTTTCGCCGTCGACGAAGCGGTGCTTGTTGGCAGGGTTCCTGACGGCGGCCTCGACAGACACGTGTGTGAACGCTCCGGAAGGCAGGACAGAAGTCCAAACTTTCTTCCGGGAAACCGTGGAGCCTTTGCTGGAGAACGAGCGGAGGAAGCGCCAAGACGTTGCGCTGTGTCTGGAGCGAGCACGCGCGGCTAGAGCTAAGGCGCGAGAAGCAGTTCTTCAGGCCCAACTCGAGAGTGTGGTGCGACCGCGAGACAGCTCAGGAGGGAAGCGTCGCCACGATGGCAGCAAAGAAGTCAGCAGTTCGGGAAGACAGGCGACGGTGGCTGCCGTCGCCCAGGCGGCGGCTGCCCTCGTTGCCGACCTGGAAGACGCCGAGCTGCGGCGGGGCGAGGGGCAACAGGCTCGAGGGCTCGGTGGGGACCCGCGAGACGGTGTGGGCTCCAGGGGGACCGAGCTGGGAAACGTTACCAAGGCGGAAGCTGCAGACGACGAGGTGACACTGTTggatgaagagaaggaacttCTCGAAATCCTGCAACTCAGATGCAAAACtcatcttctcctcttcactgACGACCCTTTCCAGTTCAACCAGCAAGTCACAGAGCTGCGGCGAACACTCGACTCCATTGCGGCATCGGTTCAGGCGGTGGCAGAGGAAGTTGAAGAGGAGCCAGAGGAAGTTGAAGCGGAAGGGCAAAACGCGACACAGGGCGCTGACAGTGGGAACTTGCCGCGGGACAGAGACCCCTCGCCCCTACCAGATAGTCAAGATAGAGAGGCTGCGGCCGAAAGACATTCGATCCAAGACGATTCACACGTTTGTTCCTCTCCCACCTCTGTAGCGAAGGCTCCCGAGGACAGTCAGTTTGATCTGAGggctggagaaggagagagaggcagtgaCGAAGAATGCGAGGCTACTGCGTCTGCACTTACaggcagcgagaaggaagattCTGCGTCAATAAACTCCGCAGTGCCAACTGCCGCTCCTTTGGAATCGCCAGGTGACGGAGCGGACCCTGGTGGCGAAGACATCGACGAGGACGTGTTTGAGGACTCGCCGGAGGTCAAGTGGCCTCTGCCGCTCAA GAAATTCGAGTTGCTGAATTTGATGCGATGCTTCTTCATCGACTGCCTTGCCACTGTATTCACGTATCGCAGC TTTTCCTGGGCGCGCGCATCCATCGAACAGCTCTTCCAGCACGTGTACCTTCACAG GTCGATTTTTTCAGAGAGCGATCAGGGGCAGATTAGCCTGTGGCAGGCCCAGCTCAAGGTGGCCCACAAATCCGCGATGA ATATCACGGCGCTCGGCATTGGCGAAGCGGCGCACCCTGTTCAGGACGGGCGCGACGAGAGAATCTCAACTGTCCACG GTTCCATCGTTTGGAGTGCGAAGCAGATGGGATGCTAA
- a CDS encoding hypothetical protein (encoded by transcript TGME49_314550): MNQSQREMPRDLQHAPDAAPRPAPTVAPEPGSVEASQAIASVSLLPAPRDDEEQEAARAAKAVCEDLLLPEGQSIKELLQMVPLQIPDDSKTQTNLQRLARRLRPQRPPREGNLPVLLTPNMNEAMASVMDEHLVNVSYVSAYSQNHFEKVVETGPLRRFAEACENGAETAEEQAAHEFWSKIVKLYTIRSIARSEHHQFAEVVGTKWLDENKALYESFYTRVSVNTMELQRLFFLNYIETAKRIGWECLDTQGKPMPADVPEAYLNHLEKHIKVRRAILKATLWRLAGRQNELTLDEKQTADRIISDQDLTQTPGGTPLSPFEARMFTAGWTPRKG; this comes from the coding sequence ATGAACCAATCGCAACGCGAAATGCCTCGGGACCTTCAACATGCCCCCGATGCCGCTCCCCGGCCCGCCCCTACAGTGGCTCCTGAGCCTGGTTCTGTTGAGGCTTCCCAGGCCATTGCGTCTGTCAGCCTCCTGCCGGCGCCTCGTGACGATGAGGAGCAGGAAGCTGCAAGAGCAGCAAAAGCTGTTTGTGAAGacctgcttcttcctgagGGTCAGAGCATTAAGGAACTCCTCCAGATGGTTCCCCTTCAAATCCCGGATGACTCGAAAACTCAGACAAATCTCCAAAGATTGGCCCGGCGTCTGAGACCGCAGCGGCCGCCTCGGGAAGGGAATTTGCCGGTCCTCCTTACACCGAACATGAACGAAGCAATGGCGAGTGTCATGGATGAGCATCTCGTAAACGTTAGCTATGTCAGTGCTTACTCGCAAAACCATTTTGAGAAAGTTGTCGAAACGGGTCCCCTACGCCGCTTCGCTGAAGCATGCGAGAACGGAGCGGAGACCGCGGAAGAACAAGCGGCACATGAGTTTTGGAGTAAAATTGTGAAACTTTATACCATCCGTTCTATCGCAAGGAGCGAGCACCACCAGTTCGCCGAGGTTGTGGGCACAAAATGGTTGGACGAAAATAAGGCGCTTTATGAAAGTTTTTACACACGTGTCTCAGTCAACACGATGGAACTCCAGCGGTTATTCTTCTTGAACTACATTGAGACGGCAAAGCGTATTGGGTGGGAATGCCTTGATACGCAGGGCAAGCCTATGCCCGCAGACGTGCCGGAGGCCTACTTGAATCATTTGGAAAAACATATCAAGGTGAGACGAGCAATTCTGAAGGCGACCTTGTGGAGGCTTGCGGGAAGACAGAACGAACTAACTCTCGAtgagaagcagacagcggATCGCATCATATCAGACCAAGACCTAACGCAAACCCCTGGCGGGACGCCACTTTCCCCATTCGAAGCCAGGATGTTTACCGCCGGCTGGACTCCTCGCAAGGGCTAA
- a CDS encoding hypothetical protein (encoded by transcript TGME49_314680): MSSFHVLKNPPTTRRDKGDPCGSLSLNHTRHAVHKPSVPHVSSFVTGEDEPGKHRLSASLAQAPSSDSIIRALAGIVRQSSTISALKNAVSAGLPRTIIYGVQKIAKRWKR, from the exons ATGTCTTCTTTCCATGTCCTAAAAAATCCGCCGACCACTCGGCGTGACAAAGGAGATCCATGCGGCTCTTTGTCGTTGAATCACACACGACATGCAGTTCACAAGCCTTCGGTACCGCATGTGTCGAGCTTTGTaactggagaagacgaaccTGGGAAACACCGGCTTTCGGCCTCTCTGGCACAGGCTCCCTCATCTGACAGCATAATCCGCGCGCTTGCTGGAATTGTTCGCCAGTCGTCTACAATCTCGGCTCTTAAGAATGCTGTATCAGCAGGACTTCCTCGAACG ATTATCTACGGTGTGCAGAAGATTGCCAAACGGTGGAAGCGGTGA